A stretch of DNA from Xiphophorus maculatus strain JP 163 A chromosome 8, X_maculatus-5.0-male, whole genome shotgun sequence:
AGAGCAGGAGCCTGACatcggttttttttttcttttttttttctgcaggtacAACATGCGACTGTGCAGGACATGTGTGTGATGGACAGTGGGGAGTTTGGCCGTTGTGTGGTTCTTTTGACAGACATTCAAATCATTTCCCCCTGTTGTTGCTGGAGGTAGAGGCGAAGAAGCCTCTACCTCCAGAAGATTTGTGTGATTCTAAGGAGAGAGATGTTCAACGGTTCTGTGAAACCAGCCACTGTCTCAACAGCACGGGGTGCAATGCGGACAACTATCAGGTTCTTCACCTTTGTGTCCGCTTGCTTCACATTGTCTTCCTCTTGTCAGCTGTGGACAGGTGGAGAACCTCCAGGCAAATAGAAAGTTATCCGCTCCTCTTCATTTCATTTGGTGCATTGTGTCCTTTAAAGATGATTATTTGACTAGTGAAATGAATAACTCTGATGCATTTGAATTTTCTAAACAGCATTGAAGCTCAAATATAAAATTCATGCCAGCagtagaagtttttttttgttttttgaccaAATCTCTATAGAATGAGATTTTAGGTAGCAGAGTGAGGAAATGTACTCAGTCTGTCCTACAGCAGCATAActaagaatatatttttgtgctgAATCTGAAGTAAATATcgtaaaaacaaactaaactatttgctgtcataatttaattataaatgttCAGCTTAACGTCAAACAATCTGAAAACGATTTACAGTGTTTATCTTACTGTATGTCCAAATGTGGTACAACACAATTGTACTTGTTTCGGTGAACACAAACAGCGCCATCTAGTGAGCATTTACTTAAACAGCACTTCACTCccaaataaatctgtttcaaAAGACCTTTTGTcctgaatgaaaacaataaaatcattaaaattttTTCGAAATTGTTCGTCCATTTGCGATACTTGCTTAATAGATGTAGAGTCAGAAGGCTGGTGCTGTTTACGTTGTAATGTCTGTCACACGGGAACAGAAACTTACGTAACACAAAACCAGGGACACAGACAGCTAATTTAAAGAGTAGCATTTACCCAAGTCATATGGTTTTGAACTGAAGTACCTTGAGAGAATCCACACTTCTTTTGAGCTGtcataaaaacagtgaaatataaTTAAGAAGAACATTGAAGTCAAGGacattcaaatatttatgttattttattttgattgaaaGTCAGATTTGACTAACTTTCTCGTTAGAAAAcctaattttcatttaaatatttgtaaccAGTTTTCCTAATATGGAAGtacttcatattttatacaaacACCGAACATACAATTCCCTGCTTACAAAGTCTttctaaaatatacatttccTCCAGTATATGCTTTTGGGGTCATCAATAACTCAGTCTGTGCTGGCTTATTGTCATGTCATCTATGGCGGCCTCTGGtggtgtgttttattgttgcacaTAATTTGCCtttgtactgttttttttttttatccaaaagtTTTGATTGAACTTTCACAACCCTTTATGCCACGATTCAGATTTTGTAAAGGACTCGGGAGCCGAGATTATTtgtaattaagacaaaaaaaaaagaaaacaaaacaagtaacaACTTACAAAACCGCGAGTGGAGAATATAGCGTGGGCAACGTAAGAGGCCAGCAGGAAATGGCAGCGAATGAGAGACTTTAATACTGGGGGTTGATTACTGACAAAATACAGGTAGGTGATTACAAACCTGGCGCAGCTGGGAGAGGAGACACATATTTTCGTTGTTTGCCAATAAAcatcaaagaagaagaaggggaggCAAACAGGGAGCCAGGCTGtgggacaaaataaataaaacagttattacatttttgaagaaaacagGATTATATATAAGAATTTAGATTAAAGGGAGATACTCTGGTCcatacggaagaggattagggccaccgaaaaaataattctgagtttaaagtccgaattctgagaataaagtcagaattctgagaataaagtcagaattctgagtttaaagtcagaattctgagtttaaggtcagaattctgagattaaagtcagaattctgagaataaagtcagaagtcagaattctgagattaaagtcagaattctgagtttaaagtcagaattctgagaataaagtcagaattctgagtttaaggtcagaattctgagattaaagtcagaattctgagtttaaactcagaattctgagaataaagtccgaattctgagaataaagtcagaattctgagaataaagtcagaattctgagtttaaagtcagaattctgagtttaaggtcagaattctgagattaaagtcagaattctgagaataaagtcagaagtcagaattctgagattaaagtcagaattctgagtttaaagtcagaattctgagtttaaagtcagaattctgagaataaagtcagaattctgagtttaaggtcagaattctgagattaaagtcagaattctgagtttaaggtcagaattctgagattaaagtcagaattctgagtttaaactcagaattctgagaataaagtcagaagtcagaattctgagtttaaagtcagaattctgagaataaagacagaattctgagtttaaagtcagaattctgagaataaagtcagaattctgagtttaaagtcagaattctgagattaaagtcagaattctgagtttaaagtcagacttctgagaataaagtcagaattctgagtttaaagtcagaattctgagaataaagtcagaattctgagaataaagtcagaagtcagaattctgagattaaagtcagaattctgagattaaagtcagaattctgagtttaaagtcagaagtcagaattctgagtttaaagtcagaattctgagaataaagtcagaattctgtgaataaagtcagaattctgagaataaagtcagaattctgagattaaagtcagaattctgagaataaagacagaattctgagaataaagtcagaattctgagaataaagtcagaagtcagaattctgagattaaagtcagaattctgagattaaagtcagaattctgagaataaagtcagaattctgagaataaagtcagaagtcagaattctgagattaaagtcagaattctgagattaaagtcagaattctgagaataaagtcagaagtcagaattctgagtttaaagtcagaattctgagaataaagtcagaattctgtgaataaagtcagaattctgagaataaagtcagaattctgagattaaagtcagaattctgagaataaagacagaattctgagtttaaagtcagaattctgagaataaagtcagaattctgagaataaagtcagaagtcagaattctgagtttaaagtcagaattctgagaataaagtcagaattctgtgaataaagtcagaattctgagaataaagtcagaagtcagaattctgagattaaagtcagaattctgagaataaagacagaattctgagtttaaagtcagaagtcagaattctgagtttaaagtcagaattctgagtttaaagtcagaattctgagattaaagtcagaattctgagtttaaagtcagaattctgagaataaagtcagaagtcagaattctgagattaaagtcagaattctgagtttaaagtcagacttctgagaataaagtcagaattctgagtttaaagtcagaattctgagaataaagtcagaattctgagaataaagtcagaagtcagaattctgagattaaagtcagaattctgagtttaaagtcagaattctgagaataaagtcagaattctgtgaataaagtcagaattctgagaataaagtcagaagtcagaattctgagattaaagtcagaattctgagtttaaagtcagaattctgagaataaagtcagaattctgtgaataaagtcagaattctgagaataaagtcagaagtcagaattctgagaataaagtcagaattctgagtttaaagtcagaattctgagaataaagacagaattctgagtttaaagtcagaattctgagaataaagtcagaattctgagaataaagtcagaagtcagaattctgagtttaaagtcagaattctgagaataaagtcagaagtcagaattctgagattaaagtcagaattctgagtttaaagtcagacttctgagaataaagtcagaattctgagtttaaagtcagaattctgagaataaagtcagaattctgagaataaagtcagaagtcagaattctgagtttaaagtcagaattctgagattaaagtcagaattctgagaataaagacagaagtcagaattctgagtttaaagtcagaattctgagaataaagtcagaattctgtgaataaagtcagaattctgagaataaagtcagaagtcagaattctgagaataaagtcagaagtcagaattctgagattaaagtcagaattctgagaataaagacagaattctgagtttaaagtcagaattctgagaataaagtcagaattctgagaataaagtcagaagtcagaattctgagtttaaagtcagaattctgagaataaagtcagaattctgtgaataaagtcagaagtcagaattctgagattaaagtcagaattctgagaataaagacagaattctgagtttaaagtcagaattctgagaataaagtcagaattctgagaataaagtcagaagtcagaattctgagtttaaagtcagaattctgagtttaaagtcagaattctgagaataaagacagaattctgagtttaaagtcagaattctgagattaaagtcagaattctgagtttaaagtcagaattctgagaataaagacagaattctgagaataaagtcagaattctgagaataaagtcagaattctgagaatagagtcagaattttgagtttaaagtcagaattctgagaataaagtcagaattctgagaataaagacagaattctgagtttaaagtcagaattctgagaatagagtcagaattctgagaataaagtcagaattctgagtttaaagtcagaattctgagaataaagtcagaattctggctttaatctcagaattcttttttttttttttcagtggccctaatcctcttccgtagatCCACACTCCAGCATAGTAGATGGCGATAATACCTCTTAACGTTAGATGTCACCCGccagtaaaaatcagaaagaagaagacaggCTGTGGGAAGGAGAATAAAGAGGAGGGGAGCAAATGGGGATATATGGGAAGAAGGTTTACTACGCCATGAAACCTAAGCACAAAAGCGCAATGGCCATGCAAGGATTAAGCAAGAAACTAAATACAAAGGGATAAACTGATTAAGCAACAGCCATGTTTATATAAATGAGTAATACaacaataatcaaaataaaacggATGAAAACCAAAACTCAAGACACTCGATCGTGACACTTTGTGTTCCCCTGTGCTGACAAGCTTCATGGAAATACTGAGTTCATTTCCGATTGACTTAGCACTTGTCCAACTCACTCCACACAGAGCCAATACTATACCTGCTTTAGTGACCATGCAATCGCTGTGCTTCATCGAACAGAAGATCCTCCTGACAGTAACCTCATAGACAATGCGTGACAAGGGTattcaactccagtcctcaagtcCTGCAGTGTTTAGGTGACTACCTGCTCTAACagacctgaatcaaatggctcaATTGCCTCCACAGTAGGTAGCCAAGTTTTATAGAGTCCTGCTGGTGAcgtattttcatttttgtctcctATTAAAGATTGCAGGGGACTGGCCCTCGAGTTGAATAACCCTGACTTATAGAGTGCCAACAGTTCTATTTAAAATTGTTATCAAAAAgcatgcattttttaaagaaactaaatgttgaattttcattatctgtaaggcatattattcaaaatgatcaaaaataaaggcttaaaatgtctatttttctaaatatagtacatttgtttacatttttgaagctgaaatagttacattttttctatggtattctacattttttagctgtacagtatatgtaatccttaaaacagacacacaccttTCACCATagataaatgtaataattcacaAGCGTCACCAGCAACAGCACAATCCCAAGAGGAAGTGGCACTGACTAAATGAAACTGTAATGTGCTGTTCTATTTACTTCTCTATGAAAGATGGcagtaaaaaagttaaaaaaaaaaaaaaaacttaatccctactgcaaaatgtattttcaccATGACGTACCAGAAATAAGTCGTTTGAACCaaactttagtttattttctcataacCGTCTGTTGTGATCACCTTCATTTACAGTAAATAAAGCCGCGGcttcatttaaagctgcagtcacGTTTCTTATCCGTGCACAAACAcgaggaacaaaaaaataaatccaagttgctttatttttaaaactaaattacatgTCGAACCAAACAGATGGCGTTACAGGCAGAGACCTGAGAACAGTGTGCAAATGGACGGATATCTGTCACAACTAACGAgttggaaaacaaacatgacGGAGTCATCCATAAGGTATTTGGGTTCGTTGGTTCTCTCGATTCACATTATAAATTGCGGTTCACAGTTTTGTGTTACAGTGTTGTGAAAAAGCGATTACATCCTATACCTAATAGCTGGTTGGACCACCTTTAGTGGCAGAAAACAGTGCTGTCAACACTCTGACATAACTCACAAAGAACCTTTTTGGTGGAATGCAACATTTTGGTCCACTCTTCTTAgcaaataagacaataaaaccTTAGTTTTATCGTTTTAACCACTTAGAGATAGACTTGCTGGTATTTTGGGTCATTGTTATGACGCGTGACCCAAATGGTGTACTGCTGTCTCTGTATTATATCTTTataagttcatttatttttcaccttttttggTCTTATCAGCACctgtatgtttttgattgacaaattttgttattttaaccaCCATTGGTTGAAGCAGTGGAATTTATTGCCATGCCCTCTTCTTAAATATTAATTGTtggtgttttgctgtttttattataactTGCACTTTTGAGACTtcttagcctacttcatgttgtcagacaagTTGTACTTAAGTGACTTTTTTATTCAGCAATTTTAATCAGACCTTTGTGCATGTAAACcatgtaaaaatgtgtcaattcataatttaagaaaaaatatatattttgtcaaattgtcTGGTGGGGTTGGATAACTTTTAAATGAACTCTTCATTGAGAACTATTATTATGTTCAATAAGGCTATCTTTATATGAtatcaaaatttgtttgatgatccaaaacctttttaatgtgtatgacaaaacaagcaaaaataaaagaggacATGTTCTTTTACACGATCCTCTATCTCCGTTCAGTGTAGGGTGATAATCACACAAATGATTGAAACAGTTACGCTATTTGGCAAAACTATagattttctcttgttttgtatAATTCGTGAGACAGAACAGCTGATTGGTTACGTCTGCTTTCAGGAGTACTGTGTGTTGGAAATTTTCTTCCACAGTAATGTCTTCAGGTTGTTAAGAACCAGCGAGTGGTGCACTTCCATCTGGCTCGCTAACCCACTGAGTGTCACACAGGTGCGTAGCTGCTTCTCCAGATCGCCCCGCAGGTCTGACGGGGCCCCAAACAGCAGGTAATCCTGCAGGAGCATGCACACCTTGGCGAGGTTGGGCTGCACGACCTCCGTGTTGCACTGCTTCACCAGTCGATCGCATGTGGCGGTGCAGTCTTTGCCGTAAGTGCAGTCCGCGTTGCTCTCGCACCGCCGGCCCTTCAGGAAGGCCCGCACCACGGCCTCTGACGCCACGCTGCGCAGGTTGGCCATCTTGCAGTCGTACTTGGCGTTGTAACCCACGTGGTGGGGGCTGGCGTCGCAGATTAGGAAGCTCCCGTAGGATCCGTGGAAGACCTCCTCCACGAACTCCAGCAGGCCGATGGTGATGCGGGCCCTGCGGGGCCAGGATGGCGCCAGCCAGTGGTTCAGACCAGAGCTGAGGGCTTCCGGGACGACCGCCTCCAGGTAATGAGGGACCTTCAGCCTGTAGAGGGAGCTGTGGCTCACCCGTTCTGTCACGTACAAGTCTCCACAAAAGCCCAGAAGCTTCGGGGTGTGTTCCTTCTCCTGCAGCGCCACCATCAGGAGGAACTCGTTGATGTGAAGCAAAGCCCAGATGGACTTGGCCTCGGCGAGAGACACTTTGCCGTCCTGGTTGACGTCAGCGAGAGTGATGACTCTGTCCACCAAGGCGCTCAAAGATGGTTGTTCCCCGAGATTAgccttaagaaaagaaattagatgCTCTAGtattttaagtaagaaaaagaGCACATTAAGAGCTCCTTTTCTTCTGTGCATCATTAGaatgatttctatttttcaCTGAAGTACTTTGACGTAAATGGAAAATGGTACCTTAAGGAAACTGTGCAGCATCTCTTTGAATTCGTCCATTGAGGTTCCACGAGTCGGCTTGTCGAATAAGCTCATTTCCGGTCTCAGCAAATTCTCTGGGACTCCGTCTATGTTCACTGGATCCTTGATGCCACATTTGATTACCACCGGCCTGTCCTTCCAAAGTCCAATGTAGACctgaaaaagcaaaatcagaacTAGAGTTAGTTAGAAATAAGGAGAATATTCCAAAGTGGTACCCGACGTTTGTGTAATATACCCCGTCCGGATTCAACCAAAACCGCATAAACTGTAAGTCCATATGCATTTCTTAGCTGCTTATAACTATTATTTTACAGGCATACACAAAGATAAATTTCAACATATAGAAAAAGCAtccagaaggaaaaaaaacagtgtgcTTGCGTTTTACCTGATGGGTGGAGGAGGTGGACATGCAGCGGTGCAGCGTCAGAGTTTTCTGATCACACAAGCCCTTACACGACGAGCCTGAAATGATGCCCCTTCTGTAGTGATCACACTGCGAAAACAAGCAAAGAAATGCCCAACGACTGAccacaggaaacaggaagcgATCCAAAGTGAGCTAAGAAACATTAGCTATTTTAAGATCTCTGTATTTACGTAGTCTACGAGGTCTACTAAACAAAAGCTGAACCTGTGCAGATATTGAAAGCAAGTCAGTAAGACACATATCACTCTATAGAGGGACTTTTTATTTCTCCTCTTGTCTGATTATGATTTTACTGCAGATGTGCTGGAATTTCCGCCAGCCGGTGCTGAGGGCGGAGGTCACGTCACGCATCAGAAACTGCACGCTCAACCAGACGGAGTTAGAATTAAGGGCAAGCGAAGTTGGTTGAGCCTGAACAAAACGCGAGTCATTCCGAAAGGAAGCGATTCTGTTCTGTCGTCGACGTCGTTTCGCTCTGCAGCGGCATCACACATTTAAAGTTCAGACAAAGgcaaacatttagaaatacgctggtggaaaaaaaaaaaaaatagaaacattttctcttttagctgatgtagttctgtttttttatgtaaagcgTAAATTTGTCACCTTGTTAGAAGAAAAATTGGAAACAACTTAGTTTTGAGCAAGATTAAAAGGAAATCATACCAGCCAAGCCTTTAAAGCagaacatttaataatttatggAGTTTTTCTGGTGTTATGTCGAACGGGGAAGGGGTGTAGTGAAACGTTCAGCGATTGGCACAGATACACTTacttaaaattttcattttcattttgccagTGTATCCAGGTGCGTTGTGGTTCCTCCCTTTTTATTTCCGTCTTACTTTTTAAGACCCTTCTAGCCTACTTCGTGTCGTCAAACAGGCTCTAGTCACGATTTAACTGCAAAGGTTGGTTCGGatatttttccccccccctctATTTGAAAACAGAATCTTGCATTGACTGGTTCTCTCCTGTTTGCACCCTTTCAAACTATTCTGCAACATTTTTGGCAAAGTTGGCTGGTTTGCTAATTTGTTCCGAACAGCctcaaaaaaaatcacatgcgCGTCGTCCAAGTACTGCTAAACGTCCCCTTTGTTAGCTCGACAACAGATCGGTTCATTCTTAATATGTGTGAGTGTGACTAAGAGCATTCAGTGCCGCTAAGTGGGGTCATGAATGAAATTTCACatgcaaaagcaaaatacattccttttttttccatctcttttttttttctactgtgaGTAAATGCGAGTGCGCGTTTACTTACGATGACCATTTGACACACGTGCCCACGACACAGCTCAGCGTAGGACGCATACTGCATGTAGACGATCCAGCTGATGATGAGAATGCCCAGCCAGGCGAGGAGAAGGTACTTCACCTTGATGGCCGGGAGACGACTCTGTGGGGCGCAGGAGAGGACAAAAAGGTGTCCGCTTAATTAGAAAGTCATTGCAAAGGCTCATGGGAAGTAGAATGTATTGAAAGGCAACACTTATGCCATGTATTCGTAGATTTTTTTACAGCAGCATCCACGCACTTG
This window harbors:
- the fam69b gene encoding protein FAM69B — its product is MPRALRRLVHLMLFCPLSKGLQSRLPAIKVKYLLLAWLGILIISWIVYMQYASYAELCRGHVCQMVICDHYRRGIISGSSCKGLCDQKTLTLHRCMSTSSTHQVYIGLWKDRPVVIKCGIKDPVNIDGVPENLLRPEMSLFDKPTRGTSMDEFKEMLHSFLKANLGEQPSLSALVDRVITLADVNQDGKVSLAEAKSIWALLHINEFLLMVALQEKEHTPKLLGFCGDLYVTERVSHSSLYRLKVPHYLEAVVPEALSSGLNHWLAPSWPRRARITIGLLEFVEEVFHGSYGSFLICDASPHHVGYNAKYDCKMANLRSVASEAVVRAFLKGRRCESNADCTYGKDCTATCDRLVKQCNTEVVQPNLAKVCMLLQDYLLFGAPSDLRGDLEKQLRTCVTLSGLASQMEVHHSLVLNNLKTLLWKKISNTQYS